One Dermacentor andersoni chromosome 6, qqDerAnde1_hic_scaffold, whole genome shotgun sequence genomic window carries:
- the LOC126522669 gene encoding uncharacterized protein: protein MWMVAAAHKKCTGPIDSYDSSNDEHLRPHFHKSLVRQRLARVGLVRCLRHDGKPDDPRAQSCTCSLSGSRESPDATSTTSSGDSGVVSLRNADLTCATCRGGSSAVAAPPPTALMSEPVSPYLLPVNPSSKRKPTMPRPTQQAAGSRSAVRRASITPSTPASSREDLVGIKNHFPKKSDCKVSLLFRGSDLRRAVAEARQSAIRVTQQHCGGTSLTVFDSRVTPGATFTFASRRHCGYPFSIVVFVDDIRDIQLSSCCEYRYNVGTRLGGSQGHFSLAKLEGGSPCYRCVLEKRLKALPKEEPEQTPPLGSKSEESSGLSSPVTSSSEAVDSVAQSLDGAITNSLSSEEEYSASEDESQHSKSRQSSEDTDDEIADAAEKELYSSGTNYSSETSHSQSQLRTSESEDVGEQIEGYAVSSQDSTQTDNNVQESGTISNSFETYTSAENSGEKSVHSETGSHVGDGGQYNMRHNVAKPSVYFVQDKKKQWGSDECRGESFSSDDDAQTVTLTVKAEVHSTQ from the coding sequence ATGTGGATGGTAGCTGCGGCGCATAAGAAGTGCACGGGCCCTATCGACTCCTACGATAGCTCCAATGACGAACACCTCAGGCCCCACTTTCACAAGAGCCTGGTTAGGCAACGCTTGGCCCGCGTCGGCTTGGTGCGGTGCCTCCGACACGACGGTAAACCTGACGACCCCAGAGCGCAAAGTTGCACCTGCTCCCTCTCCGGCTCCCGGGAGAGCCCGGACGCAACGAGTACGACGAGTTCCGGGGACAGCGGAGTCGTAAGCCTAAGAAATGCGGACCTCACCTGCGCGACTTGCCGCGGAGGCTCGTCTGCTGTGGCTGCTCCACCTCCAACGGCACTTATGAGCGAGCCCGTGTCTCCTTACCTGCTGCCCGTGAACCCTTCGTCAAAACGCAAGCCGACCATGCCGCGACCGACCCAACAGGCCGCCGGTTCTCGCAGCGCAGTCAGGAGGGCGAGCATAACGCCCTCGACACCAGCCAGTTCAAGGGAAGACCTCGTCGGCATCAAGAACCACTTTCCCAAAAAGTCGGACTGCAAGGTCTCGCTGCTCTTCCGCGGGTCGGACTTGCGGAGGGCGGTTGCCGAAGCGCGCCAGTCGGCGATCAGGGTGACGCAGCAGCACTGCGGCGGCACTTCCTTGACTGTCTTCGACAGCCGAGTTACCCCGGGCGCGACGTTCACGTTCGCGTCCCGGAGGCACTGCGGCTACCCCTTCAGCATTGTCGTGTTCGTCGACGACATTAGGGACATCCAGCTGAGCAGCTGCTGCGAGTACCGTTACAACGTGGGCACGCGATTGGGAGGCTCCCAAGGTCACTTCTCGCTTGCCAAGCTCGAGGGCGGAAGCCCGTGCTACAGGTGCGTACTTGAGAAGAGGCTCAAAGCCTTGCCGAAAGAAGAGCCCGAACAAACGCCACCTCTTGGCAGTAAGTCAGAAGAATCAAGTGGCCTCAGCAGCCCTGTTACGAGTAGTTCTGAAGCTGTAGACAGCGTAGCACAAAGCCTAGATGGTGCCATTACGAACTCTCTATCTAGTGAAGAAGAGTACAGTGCCAGTGAAGATGAAAGCCAACACAGTAAAAGTCGACAATCAAGTGAAGATACAGATGATGAGATAGCGGATGCTGCTGAGAAAGAACTTTACTCGAGTGGGACGAATTACAGCTCGGAAACATCACACAGCCAATCCCAGCTTCGCACTTCTGAATCTGAGGATGTCGGTGAACAAATTGAAGGGTATGCTGTTTCGAGTCAAGACTCAACGCAAACAGACAACAACGTACAGGAGAGTGGCACTATTTCTAACAGCTTTGAAACTTACACCAGTGCAGAGAACTCAGGTGAGAAGTCTGTACATAGTGAAACAGGGTCGCACGTCGGGGATGGAGGTCAGTACAACATGCGCCACAATGTAGCAAAACCATCTGTCTATTTCGtgcaagacaaaaagaaacagtggGGCTCTGACGAATGTCGTGGTGAAAGCTTTTCCTCGGACGACGATGCTCAGACTGTTACACTTACCGTTAAAGCAGAAGTCCACTCTACCCAATAA